In a genomic window of Prochlorococcus marinus subsp. marinus str. CCMP1375:
- a CDS encoding TIGR04168 family protein encodes MAIAGDLHGSWLQEDNDLLMHLNPDGVLFVGDLGDADLKLVKLISSLPIPTAVILGNHDRGKDLDGSKLKAQISLLANKNCAWDKSNWNNPLVSVVGARPCSAGGGYYLSPQMKAVFGHVSLDESVRRIVKAASDVPKDLPLIILAHSGPTGLGSDVTSPCGRDWKTPSVDWGDKDLELSIDQIRKSRDVDLVVFGHMHHQLKRGKGQRKTCHVDNLRDTVYLNTACVPRRGRDANGVELCHFSWVEFSKGKLINASHRWFRNDHSLAFKDTVYSRF; translated from the coding sequence ATTGCTATAGCAGGAGATCTCCATGGCTCTTGGCTACAGGAGGACAACGATTTGTTAATGCATTTGAATCCTGACGGAGTCTTGTTTGTTGGAGATCTTGGAGATGCAGATTTAAAGCTGGTTAAGTTAATTAGTAGTCTTCCAATTCCTACAGCCGTAATTCTTGGGAATCATGATAGAGGGAAGGATCTTGATGGTTCTAAATTAAAGGCCCAAATTTCATTACTAGCTAACAAAAATTGTGCTTGGGATAAAAGTAATTGGAATAACCCTTTAGTTTCTGTTGTAGGAGCAAGACCTTGCAGTGCAGGAGGTGGATATTATCTTTCACCCCAAATGAAAGCTGTGTTTGGACATGTAAGTCTTGACGAATCAGTTCGACGAATTGTCAAAGCTGCTTCTGATGTCCCCAAAGATTTGCCTCTCATCATTTTGGCGCATTCTGGACCTACTGGCTTAGGGTCAGATGTTACCAGTCCTTGTGGAAGAGATTGGAAGACTCCTTCTGTTGATTGGGGAGACAAAGACTTGGAATTATCTATTGACCAAATACGGAAATCTAGAGATGTTGATTTAGTTGTTTTTGGTCATATGCACCATCAATTAAAGAGAGGAAAGGGCCAAAGGAAAACGTGTCATGTTGATAATTTAAGGGATACTGTTTATCTAAATACTGCATGTGTTCCACGAAGAGGTAGAGATGCTAATGGGGTTGAATTATGTCATTTTTCATGGGTAGAATTTTCGAAAGGTAAACTAATCAATGCTTCTCATAGATGGTTTCGAAATGATCACTCTTTAGCCTTTAAGGATACTGTCTATAGTAGATTCTAG
- the nadA gene encoding quinolinate synthase NadA: MTEGNWIRTSILPQIAKKKLSTVYSTQQTVLPDPLTRDEVKNQIRLLCKEKNAVILAHYYQDDLIQDIAHFIGDSLELSRKAAETEAEVILFCGVHFMAETAKIICPDKKVIIPDMDAGCSLADECPEEDFKKFINKYPDHYVISYINCSAAVKAQSDLICTSSNAVDLVKRIPLNIPIIFAPDKNLGRWVEKQSGRKMKLWQGSCMVHETFSEESVIKLKLQHPKAEIIAHPECTDQLLDYSDFIGSTSKLLSHVQISPAEEFIVLTEPGIIHQMRIKEPKKKFFEVLGLDGCSCNSCPYMRLNTAEKVIKSLKELTPEIILDEEVQNKALRPIKKMLSLSK, from the coding sequence ATGACAGAGGGAAATTGGATAAGAACCTCTATACTGCCTCAAATTGCTAAAAAGAAACTGTCTACAGTTTATTCAACTCAACAGACGGTATTACCGGATCCCCTAACTAGGGATGAAGTCAAAAACCAAATTAGATTGCTCTGTAAAGAAAAAAACGCTGTAATTCTCGCTCATTACTACCAAGACGATTTAATTCAAGACATAGCCCATTTCATAGGCGATTCATTAGAACTTTCACGCAAGGCTGCTGAAACAGAGGCAGAAGTGATTTTATTCTGTGGTGTTCATTTCATGGCAGAGACAGCAAAGATAATTTGTCCTGATAAAAAGGTAATAATTCCTGATATGGACGCTGGATGTTCTTTAGCAGACGAATGTCCTGAAGAAGACTTTAAAAAATTTATAAATAAATACCCTGATCATTATGTAATTAGCTATATAAATTGTTCAGCAGCTGTTAAAGCACAAAGTGATTTGATATGTACAAGCAGTAATGCTGTTGATTTAGTTAAAAGAATACCTCTAAACATACCAATCATATTTGCCCCAGATAAGAATTTAGGTAGGTGGGTAGAGAAGCAAAGTGGTCGTAAAATGAAACTATGGCAAGGTTCTTGTATGGTTCATGAAACATTTAGCGAAGAAAGTGTTATAAAATTGAAATTGCAGCACCCTAAAGCAGAAATAATTGCTCATCCAGAATGTACAGATCAACTTTTAGATTATTCAGACTTCATAGGTTCAACTAGTAAATTGTTATCACATGTTCAAATATCTCCGGCTGAAGAATTTATTGTGTTAACAGAACCAGGTATTATTCATCAAATGAGAATTAAAGAGCCGAAAAAGAAATTTTTTGAGGTTCTAGGGCTAGATGGATGTAGTTGTAACTCTTGCCCTTATATGCGACTAAATACAGCAGAGAAGGTAATTAAATCATTGAAGGAATTAACTCCCGAAATAATTTTAGATGAAGAAGTGCAAAATAAAGCATTAAGACCAATTAAGAAAATGTTGTCATTAAGTAAGTAG
- a CDS encoding S41 family peptidase gives MFNLTFKNCPNNSNKNLRNLILSFFIIISPALSAPQKIHSLIEDSPKEVMDQVWQIIYRDYMDSTGKYDQKEWFKVRRKMLSNKYDNYSQAYESIRVMLSSLEDPYTRFLEPKEFNEMRIDTSGELTGIGIQISIDEKNNDVLVISPIEGTPAFQAGIKAKDKIISIDGTLTKGMSIENVVKLIRGKKGTEVKLGISRDNQFFKLTLVRARIEIRTVVSRINKSSSGNHFGYIRLKQFSANAAKEMRKALISLERNDPDAYIIDVRGNPGGLLEASIDISRQLLDKGVIVSTKTKDGITDVRRARGNALTHKPIAILVNEGSASASEILSGAIQDNKRGILIGKKTFGKGLVQSVRPLVDGSGLTVTVAKYLTPRGTDIHKYGIVPDIEVELKSIKGNRFSSIDLGTEKDSQYSVAESALIRLLKKFQDKKAYLPNSSNFEVAISSK, from the coding sequence ATGTTTAATTTAACCTTTAAAAACTGTCCTAATAATAGTAATAAGAATTTGAGGAATTTGATTTTATCATTTTTCATCATTATTTCACCAGCTCTATCAGCTCCGCAGAAAATACATTCTTTAATTGAAGATAGTCCTAAGGAGGTTATGGATCAGGTCTGGCAAATAATATACCGAGATTACATGGATTCAACAGGAAAATATGATCAAAAAGAATGGTTTAAGGTAAGAAGAAAAATGCTATCTAATAAATACGATAATTATTCACAAGCTTATGAGTCAATTCGCGTCATGTTATCGAGTTTGGAAGATCCTTATACGCGATTTTTAGAACCTAAGGAATTTAATGAGATGAGAATAGATACTTCTGGAGAACTTACAGGTATTGGAATACAAATATCTATTGATGAGAAAAATAATGATGTACTAGTTATTTCTCCTATTGAAGGTACACCTGCCTTTCAAGCTGGCATAAAGGCAAAAGATAAAATTATATCTATAGATGGAACTTTAACAAAAGGTATGAGTATAGAAAATGTTGTTAAGTTGATAAGGGGTAAAAAAGGTACCGAAGTTAAATTAGGAATTTCAAGAGATAATCAATTTTTTAAATTAACTTTAGTCAGGGCCAGAATTGAAATTCGTACTGTCGTAAGTAGGATCAATAAATCAAGCTCTGGCAATCATTTTGGATATATACGCTTAAAACAGTTTAGTGCAAATGCAGCTAAGGAAATGCGAAAAGCATTAATCTCATTGGAAAGGAATGATCCTGATGCTTATATTATTGATGTAAGAGGGAACCCGGGTGGATTACTGGAGGCAAGTATAGATATCTCGAGGCAATTGTTAGATAAAGGAGTAATTGTAAGTACTAAAACAAAGGATGGGATTACTGATGTTAGAAGAGCCAGAGGAAATGCTTTGACACATAAGCCTATTGCTATTTTAGTTAATGAAGGTTCAGCAAGCGCAAGTGAAATCTTGTCAGGAGCTATCCAAGATAATAAAAGAGGAATTTTAATTGGTAAAAAGACATTTGGTAAGGGTCTTGTTCAATCAGTTAGACCATTGGTTGATGGTTCAGGATTAACTGTTACTGTCGCTAAGTACCTTACTCCTCGCGGTACTGATATTCATAAATACGGAATCGTTCCTGATATTGAAGTGGAATTGAAATCTATAAAAGGTAATAGATTTTCTAGCATTGATCTTGGTACAGAAAAGGATAGTCAATATTCAGTAGCTGAATCGGCTTTAATTAGACTATTAAAAAAGTTTCAAGATAAAAAAGCTTATTTGCCTAATAGCTCTAACTTTGAAGTTGCCATATCCTCTAAATAA
- the ispG gene encoding (E)-4-hydroxy-3-methylbut-2-enyl-diphosphate synthase, with protein MTIENTQNINIDTLSRRYSTQIQRRKTRSVMVGNIGIGSDYPVAVQSMINEDTLDIEASTSAIRRLHEIGCEIVRLTVPSLSHAKAVGEIKRRLEQNYLPVPLVADVHHNGMKIALEVAKHVDKVRINPGLFVFSNPDPSRTEFSNSEISAIKEKIINNFEPIVNTLKAQNKALRIGVNHGSLAERMLFQYGDTPLGMVESAMEFVRICDSLDFHNIVISMKASRPPVMLAAYRLMADAMDKEGFNYPLHLGVTEAGDGDYGRIKSTVGIGTLLTEGLGDTIRVSLTEAPEKEIPVAYSILQTVGLRKTMVEYISCPSCGRTLFNLEEVVAKVRDATSHLTGLDIAVMGCIVNGPGEMADADYGYVGKGKGIIALYRGREEIRKVPEDEGVSALVELIKSDGKWIDP; from the coding sequence ATGACTATAGAAAATACTCAGAACATCAACATTGACACCCTCTCGCGTCGCTATAGCACGCAGATTCAGCGTAGGAAAACACGCTCTGTGATGGTTGGCAATATAGGTATTGGTAGTGATTATCCTGTAGCTGTGCAGTCAATGATCAATGAAGACACTCTGGACATAGAGGCGTCGACTTCAGCTATAAGAAGGTTACATGAAATCGGATGTGAGATTGTTAGATTAACTGTCCCATCTCTCTCTCATGCAAAAGCTGTTGGGGAAATAAAACGACGATTAGAACAAAATTATCTTCCAGTACCTTTGGTTGCGGATGTTCATCATAACGGTATGAAAATTGCCTTAGAGGTAGCAAAACATGTTGATAAAGTCAGAATAAACCCAGGACTTTTTGTTTTTTCAAACCCGGACCCTTCTCGCACAGAATTTTCTAATAGTGAAATCAGTGCCATTAAAGAGAAAATAATTAATAACTTTGAACCTATAGTTAATACTTTAAAAGCACAAAACAAAGCATTAAGGATAGGAGTGAATCATGGGTCACTCGCAGAAAGGATGCTTTTTCAATATGGAGATACTCCTCTAGGGATGGTTGAATCTGCAATGGAATTTGTTCGAATTTGTGATTCTTTGGACTTTCATAACATTGTGATTTCAATGAAAGCATCACGACCTCCTGTAATGCTTGCAGCTTATAGATTAATGGCAGATGCTATGGATAAAGAAGGGTTTAATTATCCTCTTCATCTAGGTGTTACAGAGGCTGGTGACGGAGATTATGGTCGCATAAAAAGTACAGTTGGGATTGGAACTTTATTAACAGAAGGCTTAGGAGATACTATTAGGGTTTCTCTCACTGAAGCACCTGAAAAGGAAATTCCTGTAGCTTATTCAATTTTACAAACAGTAGGATTGAGAAAGACAATGGTTGAATATATAAGTTGTCCAAGTTGTGGAAGAACTTTATTCAATCTTGAAGAAGTTGTAGCCAAAGTTAGAGATGCCACTAGCCATTTAACTGGTCTTGATATAGCTGTAATGGGTTGTATTGTTAATGGCCCTGGTGAGATGGCAGATGCAGATTATGGATATGTAGGCAAGGGTAAAGGTATAATAGCTTTGTATAGAGGTAGGGAAGAAATTAGGAAAGTCCCAGAGGATGAAGGAGTTTCAGCATTGGTAGAATTAATTAAAAGTGATGGAAAATGGATCGATCCATAG
- a CDS encoding uracil-DNA glycosylase — translation MNLSNSLHDTRCHSCGLDKDTCRIVVSRGDPTSNLMLIGEAPGAKEDETGIPFVGRSGKLLNILLENEGFDYEKDVFICNLLKSRPPNNRTPTRQEIQNHIPWLYQQIKLVDPLIIVLIGSSALRAILGIKSKISDLRGTWHNWNGIYAMPIFHPSYLLRNPSKTIGGPYNLTCLDLREVNRKLVELQFVPKTTSFKIPMSH, via the coding sequence ATGAATTTATCAAATTCTCTACATGATACGCGCTGTCATTCTTGTGGTTTAGATAAAGATACCTGCCGGATTGTTGTTAGTAGAGGAGATCCAACCTCCAATTTAATGCTAATCGGTGAGGCTCCAGGAGCAAAGGAAGATGAAACAGGTATCCCTTTCGTAGGTAGATCTGGAAAATTATTAAATATACTTCTTGAAAATGAGGGCTTTGATTATGAAAAAGATGTATTTATATGTAATTTACTAAAATCCAGACCACCCAATAATAGAACTCCTACAAGACAAGAGATACAAAATCATATTCCATGGCTTTACCAACAAATAAAATTAGTTGATCCATTGATTATTGTTTTAATTGGTTCTTCAGCCTTACGTGCAATACTTGGAATTAAGTCAAAAATTTCTGATTTAAGAGGAACGTGGCACAATTGGAATGGAATCTATGCAATGCCAATTTTTCACCCATCCTACCTTTTAAGAAATCCCTCCAAAACCATAGGAGGACCATACAATTTGACTTGTTTGGATTTGCGCGAGGTAAACAGAAAGCTTGTTGAACTTCAATTCGTTCCTAAAACTACAAGTTTTAAAATTCCAATGAGTCACTAA
- a CDS encoding lactoylglutathione lyase, protein MDFTKAGLLIASSNPGRLAKFYSLVMECSVSDGITNNDFDLKNEEFSPIKFFKPSTKMNFSRKSIPPVSICFQKKSSSDPLAVLENWKEKVISYGAELLEGPRLEKFGAEAWFLDLDDNKFLLFVPVNNFQGK, encoded by the coding sequence ATGGATTTTACTAAAGCTGGTCTTTTAATTGCTTCTTCCAATCCAGGAAGGTTAGCAAAGTTTTATTCGCTAGTGATGGAATGCAGTGTTTCTGATGGAATTACAAATAATGATTTTGATCTTAAGAATGAGGAGTTTTCCCCTATCAAGTTCTTTAAGCCATCTACTAAAATGAATTTTTCAAGAAAATCGATTCCGCCTGTTTCAATTTGCTTTCAAAAAAAGTCATCTTCAGACCCTCTGGCAGTACTCGAAAATTGGAAAGAAAAAGTCATTTCATATGGAGCGGAATTATTAGAAGGACCAAGACTTGAGAAATTTGGCGCTGAGGCTTGGTTTTTAGACTTAGATGACAATAAGTTTTTGCTTTTTGTACCTGTCAATAATTTTCAGGGGAAATAG